In Cygnus olor isolate bCygOlo1 chromosome 12, bCygOlo1.pri.v2, whole genome shotgun sequence, one DNA window encodes the following:
- the B3GNT9 gene encoding UDP-GlcNAc:betaGal beta-1,3-N-acetylglucosaminyltransferase 9 yields MRVRLKGDAICTLLLVVALCSLLYTQLEHFVPKGHKEPTQKQPSVTQQILSNPRAPGRPTPAEATALRPQLIPTVRRTEAANTRVQTTTPAPAADSAFNFKRYLLNKDNRNFNLLINQPKKCRRTPGGPFLLIAIKSVVEDFDRREIVRKTWGREGLVNGEQIQRVFLLGTPRNRTALATWETLMHQESQTYRDILLWDFMDTFFNLTLKEIHFLNWAAEFCHNVKFIFKGDADVFVNIENIVDFLERHNPAEDLFVGDIIYNARPIRVQKSKYYIPETMYGLSIYPAYAGGGGFLLSSCTMRKLSRACREVELFPIDDVFLGMCLQRINLKPILHEGFKTFGIVKPSAAPHLQTFEPCFYKDLMVVHSLKVAEIWLMWNLLHSPRLSCTQKKQVKKPFQWKRKAQTATQASPLR; encoded by the coding sequence ATGAGAGTTCGTCTCAAAGGGGATGCGATCTGTACCCTTCTCCTGGTGGTCGCACTTTGCTCTTTACTCTACACCCAGCTGGAGCATTTCGTCCCAAAAGGGCACAAGGAGCCGACCCAGAAGCAGCCTTCAGTAACACAGCAAATACTCTCCAACCCCAGAGCACCTGGGAGACCCACACCAGCAGAGGCAACAGCACTCAGACCCCAGTTAATTCCCACTGTTAGACGAACAGAAGCAGCTAACACCAGGGTCCAAACTacaaccccagccccagcagccgaTTCTGCGTTCAACTTCAAGCGCTATCTCCTAAACAAGGACAACAGGAACTTCAACCTCCTCATCAACCAGCCCAAGAAATGCAGGAGAACACCCGGAGGTCCCTTTCTGCTCATCGCTATCAAATCGGTAGTTGAAGACTTTGACAGACGGGAGATCGTCCGGAAAACTTGGGGCAGGGAGGGTTTGGTGAACGGGGAGCAGATTCAGCGAGTGTTCCTCCTGGGAACACCAAGGAATAGGACAGCACTGGCCACATGGGAGACCCTGATGCACCAGGAAAGTCAGACATACCGCGACATTTTACTTTGGGACTTCATGGACACTTTCTTCAACCTGACCCTGAAGGAGATCCACTTCTTGAACTGGGCTGCTGAATTCTGCCACAAcgtgaaatttatttttaaaggcgATGCTGACGTTTTTGTTAACATCGAGAACATTGTTGACTTCCTCGAGAGACACAACCCTGCTGAGGACCTCTTTGTTGGGGACATCATCTACAACGCCCGGCCCATCCGCGTTCAGAAGAGTAAATATTATATCCCAGAGACCATGTACGGGCTCAGCATCTACCCAGCCTacgcaggaggaggaggttttctgctctccagctgtACCATGAGGAAGCTATCCAGGGCTTGCAGAGAGGTGGAACTCTTCCCCATCGATGATGTCTTCTTGGGCATGTGCTTACAGAGAATTAACCTCAAACCCATTCTGCATGAAGGTTTCAAGACCTTTGGGATTGTCAAGCCTTCTGCTGCCCCGCACCTACAGACGTTTGAGCCCTGTTTTTACAAAGATCTCATGGTAGTTCACAGTCTGAAAGTTGCTGAGATCTGGCTGATGTGGAACCTGCTGCACAGCCCGAGGCTTTCCTGTACTCAGAAGAAGCAAGTGAAGAAGCCTTTCCAATGGAAGAGGAAAGCTCAAACAGCAACACAGGCATCACCCCTCAGATAA